Sequence from the Zeugodacus cucurbitae isolate PBARC_wt_2022May chromosome 2, idZeuCucr1.2, whole genome shotgun sequence genome:
TGCGAAAGGTTAGGTATTGAAAACTATCTCTATCTCAAAGGCATTGAAACATTGAGTCTTCTCGGAACTGGTCAATTGTCTACGAACCCTAAAAAAAACCTTTTCCTAAACAATGCTGCGCTGATTTCAGCACGCCTCACTACAGTGTCTAGCTGCAAATCGGAATCGATAGATTCGGTTTAATTAATCTATAAAACTCTGGTCACCGAACTCCGAGTGTTTGATGAACAGaacttattaaattattgattACTGATCACAGTATTAACTTGGGTCCCATCTAAAGACGGCTCACTTGGTCCAATGATCTCACTACTTAACAATTACTAAATACTTTAGACTATTCTGTCAGTGATTTAAGGGAACATTGTCAATAAGGTTCGAGAAAATTTAATATCCAGAAAGCAATTCTTCTTTGACGGTTTCTACTTCGCTCCAAAAGATTCTACTCAGGATTCATTAGGAAGGTGACTCGATAGTATTATTTTAGATTTGAAAAATGTAGttcatttgatttatatagATTAGCCTACCATGCTAATGTAGGCCAGAaagccacgcatagaccagttttggtcgtTTGCGATACCCGATGGAGTGCCGTTCGAGACAAAACAGGGCAACGGTGAATacagcagacgatggaacgatgggcTGTAcgtgttatacgacgacattgacatagttcagtgaataaaaagacagcggctacgatggctaggtcaggtggttcgaatggacgaaaacactccagctttgaaagtgtacGATGTAGTATCCACCGGTGAAAGTCGCGGAAgaagaagacctccactccggggaaagaccaagtggaaagtgacctggcaggACTTGGAATTTCTAAATGGCGCCAAACTGCATTTGGCTAAAATCGCCTAAGCGAATTAAGGACCATATTTCCATTTAATTCCAATTAACCAGTAAAGGAATAGACTTCCTTAAAGTGACGACCAGCTTCATAGCATAGAGGTTCTGATGTGGCTTATATCAAACTTGGACCAATTCCCATAAAAAAAACTCTGACTCTCTGCAATATCTGCATTAATCAGTAATGTTTTAACGGTCATTAGTCATTGCGATTTTAACAGTTACAGCAAATATAGAACACAAATGCACCATCAGCATTAAGCACTTAATTGATAAGCTAATCAATATATCCTTTTAATATCTGTATTGGTCTCTTTCATGATCGAGCATTTGACAACAAATCCATAATCAACAAACCAGCAGtccacagaaaaacaccaaggTGCCGCATTATCATTTCTCTCCTTTCATAAACAAGGATCGTAAGGAAAATAAACAATGCTGTCCGTGCGCcagaaaaatcatcaaacaaTTTGGCTGCCAGTCTGCTGGCGTTGCCAAAAGTGTGGCTTCAGAGTTAAGAGCTTTTCCCAAGGGCATATTAAAGCTATTGTTTAAGAAAATTGCTTTGTAAGTGTTCGATAATTTTGTTGGCTTAATATTCCTAAGCAAACAGTTGCACAGTGAGAGTGTGTGTGGCTGTGCATACTCAGGCATGTAAATATTAGATTGGATTGTATTACAAGCGTAGAAGATTGCGGTAAATCTGTGCAATCATTTTATCATCATCATTTGCTGTAGCAATGACTCGACGTTAAAATGTGGCAATTACCGAAAACTGAGGCGAAACAtgagtgtgtgtaaatatatttgtataatgtttTGAGATAAAGCGTTACGGCTTGACTTTTTACTTAAGGTTTTAGATAAGAAAGGGCCACATTTTACTCATACTATACCAGACTAAATATAGAAACACTTCAAATTTGTAAACCCATTTAATTTTACAACTAATATGGCTATTAAAAGATAAGATGTTGAAGATTGGTTAAGTTTAAGGTTCACAccaaaattcatattaattttttaaacgtaATAGAATTTGTAGTTAAGATCAAAATTTAGtttatgttaattaaattaaagttaagTTTATGGTTACGGTTATGGTTACGGTTATGGTTACGGTTATGGTTACGGTTACGTTAAGTTTAAGGTTAGGGTTAAGATAAAGGTGAAAGTTAAATTTGGGGTTCATATTAAAGTTGTCGTTTAAGTTAAGTTTGGAAACTAAGTTAAGGTTATGGTAACGTTTATGGTTACTGTTAcgttaagtttaattttaagttaaggTGAAAGTTAGATTTagggttaaaattaaaattatggtgatattaagatttatatttagtttgaaGAATATAACACTTTAATTTTGTCTCACTCAGGTAAACCAATTTCTATGCaaattttatatgtagctcAGTTATTACTCACCTCCTGAAGTCTCTGCTCCAACAAGCATATATTACCGGATTCATGCATGAATTAATCCAGCCCAACCAAGTGACCACCGCCGACACTATCTCTTCATGTTCGATGCACTCCACACATAAACCGGATAGCAGATTAACAACGAAGAAGGGCAGCCAGCAAACGATGAACACACCCATCACTATGCCCAACGTTTTGGCCGCTTTCTTCTCTTTGGCGAATTTCGCCAACTTCCGCGACAAAGAGAAATTCTTACCCATATGTCTGTGACGAGCCAGACCATTATTATGCAACGCCGATAGCGGTTCGTCATCGGGCTCCTCGGGCGTTGAGGTGGTCGTGCCCGATGCGCTGTGATTGTGATGCGCCGAATGATGATGCGAAAGATGACGATGATGTTGTGAGCCATCGCCCACGCCACTCGGAGCGCCACCCAGTGAACCATGTATGGTCGGATGATGTGACGTGCTCGTCGACGGTTCACGTGTCGTGCCACCACGATGTATGCGTAACGTTAATTGCAATTCACCCGATGACATCAGCACTTGTTTGGTGCCGATCTTCAGCGAACGTGTTTGTATTACCGCCGCACGATAGATGCGGCAATAGGTGAAGACCATAACTAGTAGTGGCAGGTAGAATGAGATCGTCGATGAGAAGACCAAATAGCCGAGATGTTCCGTAAATGTGCATTTATAGGCGGGCATTTCACCATCGCGCGCCGCACGCCACCACACAATCGCCGGAAAACTAATCGTACTCGAACACACCCACACCGCACAGATGAGCCAGGCGGCGCGCCTTACCGTCATACGCATCGGATACGAGAAAGGGTCCGTGATGGCCCAATAGCGATCCAATGATATCACACATAAATTCAAAATGGAAGCGGTGCTGAAGAGCACATCCAACGAACGCCAGATATCACAAAAGTCCGTGCCGAAAAACCACGTATTCTCAAGCACTTCGTACAGCGCCGATAAGGGCATCACAACCAAGCCCACCAGACAATCGGCCACCGCCAAACTTGTGATGAAGTAATTGGTAGCCGTGTGCAGATAACGTTCACGTACAACGGCCAATATCACCAGTGTATTGCCGAACACGGTGGCGAAAGAGAAGAGAAACAGAAATGAGAGCAACGAAATGCGCTCGTTAGGCAGCAGACAGAGGAATTCACCCAAAGCCGGATCACGTGAGCCATTACTCACAGTCTGCACGTACGTCGTGAGCGTGAGATTCGCTGCGGCCACGCTATTGCTGATCGTGTTGGCTATGCTCTCTGTGCTGGTGGTGGTCAACAacggctgctgttgctgctgctgctcggtGCTCTCCAGAAATCCATTGAAGTAATCGAAGATATCATCGGAAATATTGAAGCTCGTATAGAACGAAGGCGGTGGCTCGCCTTGCACTTCCGTCGTGTGATTGTCCGCGCGGGCATTCGTTTCCTGATATGCGTACGAGGAGGCTGACGCGGGTTCTTGTACTACAGCGAGTTGTTGTATGGCAGGTTCTAACTCTGGTGCGACCAGTGAAAACTCAGGCAACTCCTCTGCTGCATATTCCCAGTAGTAGAGTGAGCTGTTAACGTTAGCGGCTGGTTCTGAGGGCGCAGCCGCGTCCGCTTTACTACTGTTATGCCGTGCATACGGTAGGtagctgttgttattgctattattgttgatGTTGGTACTGGTGGTGTTGGTGGTAGTGATGGTGGTGCTGTTCGTACTACCGATGCTGCTGGCGACATCTGGTGTGCGTGCATATCTTATTATCGCCATTGACGCATGCGCATGAAGCTCAGGAAGTCTTAATGTGTGTGATTAGTTGTGTTCAGTGCGAATGGCACTAACTGTCTATTGCAGATTGAAACATGGAGACATATCAAAGTTGTTTGCTGCGCTTTGCGTTCTTTTAAGAATTCTCAGTTGGTTTAAGTGGATCTTTGCAATTGTGAGATTTATGAGCCTGCAAAGAGAAGAATATAATGTgttgaaaattaacaaaagtaaataatgtACAAAGAAACCTTATAACTGTATTTTGATTTGCTTAATtgcttaattcaattaaattgtttgaTATCTTGAATTGTAATCTTCTAGGTCACTTTCTACTTTCCGCTTGTCAAGTGCTTCATTCTGCCTTGCTGTCAGCAGGTAATTAATTAGATTGCTGAAAGGGAAAGCACTTGACAAATAACGGCCGTCATGCTTCCTGCTCCTGTTACTGCATTATTTTAAGGAGAAcgcattagggtggttcttaaatttttttttttgggaaaactttagtataccgtcccacgatttcggggttaaaatagatatgggcggatagagggggatctccagatcacgaatatatataattattgccgccgcaaacttatagtttctgagttatttgcaatttaagatttaaaattaacaattttcaacacgttatttctcactgtatattgaattgttcacatatattttgcactttaaatatatttacacttcattaatttgtttctacatatttatttttaacaaattatatcaaaatttgctgtaaataaacatttaattttatgcagaattctgtttatttgtaaaataacaaaacggttgcaagatgacagaacataagtgttgccacatgcatcgattaaaaataatcaaaatgaataaaattcccaaaatgaagaaaacaaatacccaataaatagttattaagtaaacattctaactacaaaaaaataccaaggtttcaaaatttataagtgcttcaaaaaaataaccctggtcgagccaacaccggggattatcaaagaggtggaataacaagttcttccgcgtagaactactttctgcagaggcggccttcggccgcgcttcaaaaaaataaccctggtcgagccaacaccgggagttatcaaagaggtggaataacaagttcttccgcgtagaactactttctgcagaggcggccttcggccgcgcttcaaaaaaataaccctggtcgagccaataccgggagttatcaaagaggtggaataacaagttcttccgcgtagaactactttctgcagaggcggccttcggccgcgcttcaaaaaaataaccctggtcgagccaacaccgggagttatcaaagaggtggaataacaagttcttccgcgtagaactactttctgcagaggcggccttcggccgcgcttcaaaaaaataaccctggtcgagccaacaccgggagttatcaaagagagggaaatggaaagttttttcgcgtacaactactttctgcactggcggcctttggccgcgcttcaaaaaaataaccctggtcgaaccaacaccggatattatcaaaatatgggaaataataaaataatttacattacacattacatgcattatgtttattgtatttgggatataatctttctttttcattattgtgattcttataattcgtttacaaaatatgtgatatggtaacacctattttgtgtcagaatgcaacccttttttattgtaaaaataaacaaaattgtgcaaaaagtaaaatgcttatttacagcatattttaatataattggttaaaaataaatatttataaacaaatgtgtgaagtgtaaatatatttaaagtgcaaaatatatgtggaaaattcaatatacagtgagaaataacgagttaaaaattattaattttaaatcttaaattgcaaataactcagaaactataagtttgcggcggcaataattatatatattcgtgatctggagatcctcctctatccgcccatatccattttaaccccgaaatcgtgggacggtatactaaagccgacccttttttttttcaatatacatttatttactgaatctgctctttaaagcctaacaataagttataaaatcttaaatcttggtgaaacgttgctctttagtatgcaggcatatctcttctttttagacgtgattgataacaggattgtactaaagcattagccaatgggtttgggtgatcacggagtttagatatatatttcaatctgctgtcctctacttctttctttaccatagggataccaagatctttatggatattatcattgcgcatgtaccatggtgagcacgtgattgttttaagcattttcgattggaacctttgtattatatcgatattagttgcacaggctaagtttagagtttttatttataagccaatttaaatttgcagctcttatcttcatgctagttgttttactagatatatgttttctccacgtaagccttctatctaggtgaataccaagataggtaacttcattcgcttggggcaccaaaatattgttcatttttactgccggacacatttttggtcttaaagaaaatgtaacgtgcttacacttttgttcattcacatttatacgccagttggctagccattcttcgacagatcttaagtgctccgctaatattcttgatgctataatgtggcatttgttacggctcactaaagctgtgtcatccgcgaaagttgatgtcaaaacattattagctgttggaagatcagcagtatatatgatgtacaaagttggccctaaaacactgccttgtggtacaccagcccttatttgtcgttcatcagatatgaagtcttctactttaaccataaattgtctattatttaaataagactccaatattttatacaattctaaaggaagaatgtttttaatcttatataaaagcccttcatgccacactttatcaaatgcctgagcaacatctagaaatatagctgaacagtactctttGTGCttaaatgcttttcttatttcgttagttattctatttacttgctctatcgtgctatgttttgcacgaaacccgaattgatgcgctggtattacattattttcgtggaggaaaggagacatttttgatagtaacaccttttcaaatattttagaaatacagggtagaagactgattggtctgtatgaagacggctgtgtcagatctttcccaggtttatctatcaggataatctgcgactttttccatgaaatcggatagtatccaaaactaaaaaaacgcattaaagagcaaagagagcacctctacagcaatatttggtaactctattagcatttttggggtgatattatcatgtcctggcgactttttttgatttagttcttttataatgcaattaatttcaaaaggtgaagacttaaaagactcgagcgactcatttgctgtgttaggtaagtttgacaacttaaagttgttctttgggcaattaggttgaaataccttttccaggtgatttgcaaaacaattagccTTTTCTTCGTCACTTCGAGAacaatttccacccaagtctcgtataggcatgttggagtcgactggaggcttcatggacttttgggctttccacagggaattttgctttcttgagtttggacatagcttctttatatacatttcattgtggaattcttcctcgcgtttaagcgctttctttaattttcgtacggcagatttcaattgaagctgagtggaaggggagcgatttatctgccattctcgtctatcacgccttttttcatttacaagcttttctatttctctattagtGGTTTTTCGGAGACCAAGTGGCTTAtagtttctgtttggtgttgctaagacagctgcgttagttattatatcattgagttctcttatgctttcgtcaatatcccttcctgtatttattttgtactcactattaatgtggctactcacgtatttcttatatttcaaccagttcgttttgtgagataaatttaagaaataaaatttggtaaaaaatattcgagTGACCTTTCTTCGATAATATTGTTATAGATCGAGGTAGTAGGTTCTTATTCATTTAGATTTAAATTTTGGCACTTACATACATGCCTTAATTGTTGAAACCAGGGTTAAGGTGTCACCAGAAGTTAAGATTTAACCAGTAGTTAGAGTTTAACTAGGGGCTAAGGTGTATTCCgaagttaagaagaagaaccaGAAGTTAAGGTTTTACCAGAATTTAATTGTTAACCAGGAGTTAAGGCTTAACCACAGGTTAAGGTGTAACCAGAAGTTGCGGGTTAACCAGGAGTGAAGTCTTAACCAGTGGATAAGGGttaaaatctcaaaaataaTACTTTCTAAACCATTTTAATCGATACCGAAATATGTATGACTACTTTACTATTACATACTTTAGTATGCGTTGAAGGAGAGAAACAGATATAGTCGTACTTGTGATCTTAAGAACCACCCtattatatttctaaataacaaaaatacgaacaaatgaattaaattacaGCAAACACCTTATTTTGTGCCTTTTATTCGGTCATTTAGACATTATACGCAGCATCACCAATCCCTTCTCACTCACGTCACTAATCTGTCATTCAAACGCACCTCAAAAAATCACCACCGAGCTCTCAAGCATCTTCATCTTTCAACAATTTCAACACGCTCAGTGACTTTTCATCCACTCAACAGGCTAGCAATGGCTCACTTTGACAGTCTATCGAGCTGTGCTGCCGTCCGTCCCAATATCGTAATTCAATGTAtgcaaacaatagcaacaatttaAGTTAATGTCAGCGGTGACAAATGTGCAAATTAATGTGGGGGAAAAagtgtgcacaacaacaacgagtcaGAGAGAGAGTCACTGTTGTAAAGGTTACAGGTTTcaggcacaacaacagcaaagctaaTGTAAGATGTAATTTGAAAGATTCTTGCCGTGCTCTGCTTTtatgtttctttattttataaattgagtTCATATTTCAGGCAGCGCCAGGTACAATTTGTCGTCGAAAATTACATGCAACATAAATCTTGAGTATTCATAAAGCAACAGATTTTAGCTGCTTCAAATTTTGACGAATTAATGGAGGCaaggttgcttttgaagaaGTGTCTGTGAGAAGATTTGTGGAGAAATATGAAGAATTGCTTAAAAAGTTTGAATAATGTAGTTAAGAAGGTAAGGGTAACAGCTTACTTTTCTACTgcgaatataatattaatacatgttactcatacgccatgtcgtgACTATGAAAATtctgaatttgaaattaaaatttgtttaaaatcgttcaattgaaaaatcaaaaaacccaTAATTTATAACGGTTTCACGAGTGAACTATTTGTTTGACAATTTGCCGAATTGTCATGACGATTTTAATTCACTCGCTTGCACTGTTATTGCCCTCTTGGCTATGAGCAAATACTGTATAATTGTAGAGCCACGCATGCAAAGTCAATTGACGGTTGTGTGGTgacatactcacacatacaaacacacattttaGTGCATTCGCTTAATTAGCAAAACGTGCCAACAACACTATATCGCTGTGAGTAAGCCACACCGCAGCCAACTTCACCAGCCACAATGTGCAACACCATACCGTAGTATTTACATAGGTATGTTATAATTACAGTATCATTGCGCCGCATGTTAATTTGCATTGTGCAATATAATACCTAAAAGCGCTTACTTACAAACCGCCCATATTAACgtggttgcatgccacatgcaatATGCGCTCAATGTTAATTTACTTACACTTTGGCTGCTGCATACCACACTCATACTAAATATAGTATTTACTATGTGAACACATATGCCGTTATTGCACATATGTTCAGCTATATGTAAACTCGTATTACATTGCGGTTGACGTAGCGCGTCAGCACAATTGTTGCATTCCACAGCTTAGTTCTAAGCAATCCGTGCTTTGTGCTTCACAGGCTTCAATTAAAATGGTAATGAGTGGGTtagtggtatatatatatatatttggcgtagaaaccgctttaagcgattattgccgaatccaccagagcgcgccactcattcatcctgtttgctttttggcgccaactggaaacaccaagtgaagccaggtcactttgcacttggtctttccaccggagtggaggtcgtcctcttccgcggcttcctccagcgggtactgcatcgaatactttcagagctggagtgttttcttccatccgtacaacatgacctagccagcgtagccgctgtctttttattcgctgaactatgtcaatgtcgtcgtataaatcgtacagctcatcgttccatcgtctgcggtattcgccgttgccaatgtttagaggaccataaatcttgcgcaaaacctttctctcgaaaaccccaagagtcgtctcatcggatgttgtcatcgtccacgcttcagcgccatacatcaggacgggaataatgagcgacttatagagtttga
This genomic interval carries:
- the LOC105209216 gene encoding dopamine receptor 2 isoform X3 encodes the protein MAIIRYARTPDVASSIGSTNSTTITTTNTTSTNINNNSNNNSYLPYARHNSSKADAAAPSEPAANVNSSLYYWEYAAEELPEFSLVAPELEPAIQQLAVVQEPASASSYAYQETNARADNHTTEVQGEPPPSFYTSFNISDDIFDYFNGFLESTEQQQQQQPLLTTTSTESIANTISNSVAAANLTLTTYVQTVSNGSRDPALGEFLCLLPNERISLLSFLFLFSFATVFGNTLVILAVVRERYLHTATNYFITSLAVADCLVGLVVMPLSALYEVLENTWFFGTDFCDIWRSLDVLFSTASILNLCVISLDRYWAITDPFSYPMRMTVRRAAWLICAVWVCSSTISFPAIVWWRAARDGEMPAYKCTFTEHLGYLVFSSTISFYLPLLVMVFTYCRIYRAAVIQTRSLKIGTKQVLMSSGELQLTLRIHRGGTTREPSTSTSHHPTIHGSLGGAPSGVGDGSQHHRHLSHHHSAHHNHSASGTTTSTPEEPDDEPLSALHNNGLARHRHMGKNFSLSRKLAKFAKEKKAAKTLGIVMGVFIVCWLPFFVVNLLSGLCVECIEHEEIVSAVVTWLGWINSCMNPVIYACWSRDFRRAFVRLLCVCCPRKVRRKYQPTMRSKSQCKVAAAMVAASTPFSYTSVQQFDGNRSIM
- the LOC105209216 gene encoding dopamine receptor 2 isoform X2, with protein sequence MAIIRYARTPDVASSIGSTNSTTITTTNTTSTNINNNSNNNSYLPYARHNSSKADAAAPSEPAANVNSSLYYWEYAAEELPEFSLVAPELEPAIQQLAVVQEPASASSYAYQETNARADNHTTEVQGEPPPSFYTSFNISDDIFDYFNGFLESTEQQQQQQPLLTTTSTESIANTISNSVAAANLTLTTYVQTVSNGSRDPALGEFLCLLPNERISLLSFLFLFSFATVFGNTLVILAVVRERYLHTATNYFITSLAVADCLVGLVVMPLSALYEVLENTWFFGTDFCDIWRSLDVLFSTASILNLCVISLDRYWAITDPFSYPMRMTVRRAAWLICAVWVCSSTISFPAIVWWRAARDGEMPAYKCTFTEHLGYLVFSSTISFYLPLLVMVFTYCRIYRAAVIQTRSLKIGTKQVLMSSGELQLTLRIHRGGTTREPSTSTSHHPTIHGSLGGAPSGVGDGSQHHRHLSHHHSAHHNHSASGTTTSTPEEPDDEPLSALHNNGLARHRHMGKNFSLSRKLAKFAKEKKAAKTLGIVMGVFIVCWLPFFVVNLLSGLCVECIEHEEIVSAVVTWLGWINSCMNPVIYACWSRDFRRAFVRLLCVCCPRKVRRKYQPTMRSKSQRFATRRCYSTCSLHGIQHVRHNSCEQTYI
- the LOC105209216 gene encoding dopamine receptor 2 isoform X1 codes for the protein MAIIRYARTPDVASSIGSTNSTTITTTNTTSTNINNNSNNNSYLPYARHNSSKADAAAPSEPAANVNSSLYYWEYAAEELPEFSLVAPELEPAIQQLAVVQEPASASSYAYQETNARADNHTTEVQGEPPPSFYTSFNISDDIFDYFNGFLESTEQQQQQQPLLTTTSTESIANTISNSVAAANLTLTTYVQTVSNGSRDPALGEFLCLLPNERISLLSFLFLFSFATVFGNTLVILAVVRERYLHTATNYFITSLAVADCLVGLVVMPLSALYEVLENTWFFGTDFCDIWRSLDVLFSTASILNLCVISLDRYWAITDPFSYPMRMTVRRAAWLICAVWVCSSTISFPAIVWWRAARDGEMPAYKCTFTEHLGYLVFSSTISFYLPLLVMVFTYCRIYRAAVIQTRSLKIGTKQVLMSSGELQLTLRIHRGGTTREPSTSTSHHPTIHGSLGGAPSGVGDGSQHHRHLSHHHSAHHNHSASGTTTSTPEEPDDEPLSALHNNGLARHRHMGKNFSLSRKLAKFAKEKKAAKTLGIVMGVFIVCWLPFFVVNLLSGLCVECIEHEEIVSAVVTWLGWINSCMNPVIYACWSRDFRRAFVRLLCVCCPRKVRRKYQPTMRSKSQVSWWCAKMWRAAAIAFEVYCLSFKNIYFFLYFLNCFWYKIYALLVLFLLLR